The following DNA comes from Corynebacterium urogenitale.
CCTCCACGTTGAGCAGCTGTGCGTCTTCTTCGGGGGCGGCGATGGCGTCGATAGTGCGGGTTGCGTGGTGGATGTCCACCCCACAGTCGATGATGCGCTGGTAAATGGAGCCGGAATCCGGGTCGAAGCTCAGCACGTGCTGCCCGACCCACAGCGGATACGTCAGGCGCTCGAGCATGGCAGGTACACCGTTCATCGTGCGCAGACGCAGGAGGGAGACGATCGGCTCGCCTTCTGTAATTTCCAGTGCGTCGGCAGTGGGTTTGTCGGCGGGCTTGCGCACCATCCATTGGGTCTGCTGGCCGGGTGTCACTCCGGATTCATTGCACCACTGGGTGAACGAGATGACCGAGTCAAAGGGTTGGGTGCGAATCGTTTCAAGGACGACGGAACGTCGGCCCCGTCCGGAGGAAATCAGGCCCTCGTTGCGCAGAGTGCTCATCGCTTGGCGCACCGGACCACGAGAGGAACCGAATTGGGCGCACAGTTCCGATTCCGAAGGCAGGGGATCGCCCGGTGCGCAGCGACCGCTTGCGATTTCATCACGGAGGTAGTTGGCGATGATTTCGTGCTGTTGCAGTGTCATGGTCTGTGGGCTTCCTAAGCAAACGACGCAAGGAGGACAGTGCACCGGGGAGGGAATGGAGAATCCGTTCTGTGGTGCGTGCTTTCATTATGGACAATCACATCACATGTTCATACTTCGTGGTGCTCAAAGAGGGGAAATCAATATAGATTCTGGGCATTTAGTCTGCTTCTGGCCTGTTGTGACCACCCTTGAACAGGTAAAATTAATTGTTGGAAAACAATCTAAACATCTGGCTAATTTATATGTACAAGTATGGACAGCCGTGGCGTGGGCGCTGACAATGGATCGCATGAATACTGTGGAAAAGGGCGCAGGGCGCCAGGATCTCATTGTTGTCGGTGCTGGCATTCTCGGCTTAGCTACTGCGTATCGGGCGCACAAGCAGGGGATGAAGGTGTTGGTGATTGAGCGTCACTCGCGGCCTGTGGGTGCTTCGATTATGAACTTTGGTCATGCCTGCTTCACCGGTCAGGCCGACATCATTCAGCCCGTTGCGGCTCAGGCTCGTGAAGGATGGGCTGCCGCAGCGCAGGATGCGGGTTTCTGGGCTGCACAACCCGGCACCCTAATTCCGGCGGTAACGGAGTTGGAGATGCAGGTGCTGCGTGAATTCGCTGAGCATCGCGGTGAAGAGCAAGTGCAACTGCTGGATGCCCAGCAGGTTAAGGAAGCACTAGGGCACGAGCGCTTGGAGGTTGTCGGTGGTGCCCGCTTGCCGCTGGATATGCGGGTGAATCCGCGTGAAGCTGCGTGGAAGCTTGCTGAATGGCTTGAGCAGCAAGGTGTGCAATTCCAGTGGCTGACGAACGTGACTGCCGTAGCGGATGGCACGGTGTGCACTACTCGCGGAGAGTTCAGTGCGCCTCAGGTTGTGGTCTGTCCGGGTGTTGAGCTTATGTCGCTGTTTCCAGGCCTGGCGGAGGACGTCGACCTCAAGGTATGCACTCTAGCCATGGCGCTGGTCCGCAAGCCGACGCATACGGCCAACGATTTCTGCATGCTTACAGGAACCTCCATAGCGCGCTATGACGGCTTGACGTCGATGCCCTCTGCGGTTGCTCTGAAAGAGGAGCTGGTGCAGCGCGAGCCAGAGTTGGTGGACTGCATTGCCAATCTGATGGTCACGGCGATCCCAGAGGGCCTGCTCATCGGCGACTCGCACGAGTATCACGACAGCCCAACCCCCTTCATTGATGAGCAGATGGCTGCTCTCCTGCAAAATCGTGCCGCAGCGTATGTCGGCGTGGAGAAATTCGATGTGCTGCAGCGCTGGCAGGGGCGTTATGCCAACTCTGTTCACACCAACTTGGTGCTGCGCAGGCCGGATGAGAAGACGACCGTGGCAGTTGTGGCATCGGGAATTGGTATGACGCTGTCCTTCGGTATTGCCTCACTGATTCTCGAAGGTGGCGAGGTGCCGGGCTTCTAGGGCGTGCTTCTGGGACACAGGTTGGCATGTTGATCTTCCTGGGTTTTGCCGCCTGGAAGGTTAAATCCAAGTAAATGTCCAGTGGACGATATACAACTTAGATGAATTATTGGAACTTGTGTAGACAAGTATAGCGAGTTGTTTGACAATAAACACAGTCCACTCGAGTCGACCTCGCTCGGCCCAAAGAACTCCGCTTCCAACCACTTTCGCAAAGACGTTCCCTTCCGCCCTCACCGGGCGAGATCAACGAAAGGCACACCAATACCGTGAAGAACAAGAATCTGCGCCGTCGAACCCTCCGCTCCACTCTCGCGGCTGCTTCCTCCATCGCCCTCATCGGCGGTCTTGCAGCCTGTGGGTCCGGTGACTCCGGGGATGGCGACACCATCACCTTTGCCGCAGTCCCTGCGGAATCCTCCCAATCCCTCGAGTCCACCTTCTCCAACCTCGGCAAGCTCATCGAGGAAGAGACCGGTAAGAAGGTCGAGTTTCAGAATGCCTCCGACTATGCTGCTGTGATCGAAGGCCAGCGCGCCGGAAAGATTGATGTGGCCTCCTACGGTCCGTTCTCCTACATCATCGCCAAAGATTCCGGCATCAACATCGACCCAGTGGCTGCGCCAACGAACGATGAGTCCAAGGCTCCCGCCTACACCTCCTTGGCCTACGTCAAGAAGGGCTCGGACATCAAGGGCCTTGAGGATCTCAAGGGCAAGAAGGTCTGCTTCGTCGATCAGGCGTCCACCTCCGGCTACCTCGTTCCATCGGAGGGGTTGATCAAGACTGGCATCGACCCGGAGAAGGATCTCGAGACCGTGATGGCCGGTGGCCACGATGCTTCCCTGCTTGGCCTCGACTCCGGCCAGTGTGACGTTGCCTTTGCTCACGACGCCATGCTGACCACCCTCGATAAGTCCGGACAGCTGAAGGCGGACTCGGTGGAATCTATTTGGGAATCGGCACCAATCCCCGAGGATCCGATCGTCGTCAATGAAGACACGGTCGATGAAGAGACCGCAGAGAAGATCCGCACCGCTATCCGTGAGTACGGCAATAAGCCAGCCCTCGTGGAGAAGGGCATCTGCGAGTCCGAGGCCGACTGCGCATTGCCGGAAGAAATCGAGTGGGGTTACCTGCCTGTTTCCGACGAGGACTACAAGCCGATCCGCGAAATCTGCGAAGTAACCAAGGCCGAGGCCTGCTCCAGCGTCGGCTAATACCCAGCATCAGCAGACGAGCGACAGGCGCAAAAACACGGCGACAGGCACGGAAGAAAGACAAGGACGAGAGATACCCGTGGACGACCAGTCAAAAATCACCCCGGAACTGCAGCGCGAGGTGGACAATATCTACGCCGTGCAACTGAAGAACGTGACCAAGGACTTTGGCAATAACGTCAAAGGCCTCGACGATGTCACCGCAGGGTTCCGCAAGGGAGGCATCACTGTTCTGCTGGGCCTATCAGGCTCCGGCAAATCGACGATGCTCCGTCACATCAATGGCCTGCACACCCCGACATCTGGTCGCGTGCGCGTCCTTGGGCAGGACCTCGCCGAGCTGAACAAGCGTGAGATGCGCGACATGCGCCGCGATATCGGCGTGATTTTCCAAGACTTCAACCTCGTGGGCCCCATGTCCGTTTTGGAAAACGTGTGCACCGGCCGTCTCGGTTCACTGCGCGGTCCGCGCCTGAGCCTAATGATGTACCCGAAGTCCGTGCGCCGTGAAGCTCTGGAGCAACTCGACCGAGTGGGTCTCGCCGACCGGGCCTTTCAGCGAGCAGATACCCTATCTGGTGGCCAGAAGCAGCGCGTGGCTATCGCCCGCTCCCTCCTCCAGCACCCGAAGATTTTGCTGGCGGATGAACCCGTCGCCTCCCTCGACCCGGTGAGCTCCCAGCAGGTCGTCGAGTTACTCCAGCGAATCTGCAAGGAGGACGACCTGACGGTGATCTCTTCACTCCACCAGGTTCAGCTGGCCATCGACTTCGCCGACCGAATCGTGGGTCTCCGAAGTGGCCAGATCGTGTTTGATCGGGAAACGCGCAGCCTCGACGAGCGCACCGCCTCCGCCATCTACTCCTCTGTGGCGGGCACGGGCGATGACGCTGAGTTGCAGCGCGAGATTGAAGAGGCCCGCCGATGAGCACAACCCTCGGCACCTCGCAGCGGCCGGGCGGGGTTCATGCTCCGAAGCGTCCCGCTCCGAGCATCAATTCCTCCCTCGTCGCCTTCGTCATGGCCCTTCTGGCCATTGCTGGCGCGTGGTCTGTCAGTGAGATCGGCATTAACGTCGCCACTATTGTGGATTCCGCCGACAACGCGGTGAACTTCGTGCAGCGCATGTTCCCTCTAGACTTCCCGTCTGCGGGCGAGCTGATCTCCATGGTTGCGGAGACCTTCGCGATCGTCTTCCTCGCGACGGTCTTGGCTGTTGTCATTTCCCTGCCCATCTCGGTTGCTGCCGCTCAGGCAACGGCCCGCGGCACAATCTCCCGCGGCGCGGCCCGTACCATCATTGTGCTCTCGCGCGCGATCCCAGACCTCGTGCTGGCTATCTTCTTCCTCCGTGTTTTCGGTCTTGGCGCAACTGCGGGCATCCTCGCGATGGGACTGCACTCCGTGGGAATGGTCGCGAAGCTCTACGCGGATGCCATCGAAGAGCTCGATGATGGCCCGCGAGAGGCCGTGGAGGCCATCGGTGGTACGCGCCGCCAGCAGATCGTTACGGCGATCCCGCAGGCGCTTATGCCACAGATCATCGCCACTGCTCTCCACCGCTTCGATATCAACCTGCGCACCTCCGTGCTGCTGGGATACGTGGGTGTCGGCGGCATTGGCCTGGCGATCTCCGAATCGCTGCGTGTGCTCAACTACCAGCGTGGCATGGCGCTAGCCCTCGTGGTGTTGCTGCTGTGCATCGTCACGGAATTGCTGTCCGGGTCCATCCGTCAGATGCTGCTGCGTAACTCCTCGTCGTCCGCTCCGAAGACCTGGGTAGACCGTCTGTGGGAGCGTCGCGGTGCGGGCGAGTCCTCTCCTTCCACATCCGACGCCACCAGGATCACCCCTCCATGGAATCTCGATCGCATCAGGCGCTTTGCTACCGGAATCCTCATCGGTGTGCTCATCCTGGCGTCGATTGCCAAGGTGGACATTGAGCCGGGCACGGTTGCCAGCGGATTGGGACAGCTCCCGGAGTCCATGGCTCTGTTCTTCCCGCCTTCGGACGGCGGCATCGCGGAGTCGATCATGGAGGACATCCTCGTGACGATGCAGATTGCGTTGGCCGCGACGTTCCTCGGCGCGATACTCGCCGTGCCAATTGGTGTCCTGGCAGCACGGAATGTGGTGCCGAACCCAGCGGTGCATAACTTCTTCCGCATCGTCATTGTGGTGGTGCGAGGGATCCCAGAGCTCATCCTGGCGATCATCTTCGTCGTCGTCACAGGCCTGGGTGGCATCGCTGGCACCCTGGCCTTGGCACTCGGCGCCGTGGGCCTGCTCTCCAAGCTCATCGCAGACTCGCTGGAAGAGACAGATGTGCGGGTGCAAGAGGCCATCCGCGCAGCAGGCGCTACCGAGGCGCAGGTGTTCCTCTCCGCTACGATCCGCCAAGCGGCGCCCGCCTTCGTCGCCCACATCATGTATCTGCTGGATACGAACTTCCGCTCCGCCACGCTCCTCGGCGTCGTCGGAGCCGGTGGTATTGGCTTCCAGCTGCTCAACGCCGCCCGCGTCAACCAATTCGACGTGGTGACGCACATCCTGATCCTCATGCTGCTCGTCGTTCTGGTGATTGAGGCACTATCCATGTGGATGCGCAAAGCCATTCGCTAATGAACACTGGCCGGCTGCGACGCCGGCCGGGTCTTATACCTTCCTTGCCCCGTACACCCTGATCCTTTCGGCCCCTGTTAACTGATTCCCTTTATCTCAAGGACAACCATGACTACCTCTACCCAGCCCCAGGCACAAGCCAAGCGAGACGAACATACCCAGCCACAGGCACAGCTTGCAGTCTTCGACATGGCGGGCACCACCATCGACGAGCGCGACGAGGTTTACCGCGTGCTACGCGAATCCGCTGAACGCGAAGGCGCTCGCTTCAGCGACGAAGAGTTCCAAAAGTGGATGGGAACAGAGAAGCACTGGGCGATCCGCAACCTGCTCACCATCGGTGGCGTGGAAGCTACCGATGAACTCGTGGATAAGGCTTTCGCCTGGTTCCGCGATGAACTCGCCCGCACTTACACCGCCAATCCGCCAAGCCCGATGCCACGCATTGAAGAATCCTTCGCAGCTCTGCGCGCCGCTGGTATTCGCGTGGGGCTGACCACCGGCTTCTCCCGCGATATCGCTGACCTCATTCTCGAATCCATGGGGTGGACCGTCGGTGGGGGAGAGGAGTGCACCATCGACGTCTCCGTCTGCGGCGATGAAATCCCTTCCGGCCGTCCAGCCCCAGACATGATCAACAAGGTCATGGAGATTACCGGCGTGGATGACCCAGCGGCAGTGATCTCCGTCGGTGATACAGAAGTGGATGTTGAATCTGCGCAGGCAGCAGGGGCTTTCTCTGTGGGAGTCCTCACCGGACACCTGACCAAAGAGGCATTCGCTGCCAAGAATGCCGATGCAGTGTTGGAACTGGCTGCTGACGTCGTTAATCTGCCACAGGTCGCCGCGCAGTGAGCCCACAAACCGCAGAAAAGCACCACGCACAAACCATGGAGAAGACCAATACCGCCACCGCGATGGTCTGGCACGGCGGAGATCACTTCATCCCCACCGAGCAGGCCCTGCCTGAGATTGCTGCAGGTGAGGCGATCGTCCGGATCACCGCAGCGACCATCTGCCAATCCGACCGGCACACCGTCACCGGTCGACGGACCTCACCCATGCCCTCAGTGCTAGGACACGAAGGGGTGGGAGTGATCCAAGAAAACAACGGTGCGCAGGACATCCATGGCGACCTTCTCCAAATCGGCGATCGAGTGGTATGGTCCGTGGTCTCCCACTGCGGTCAGTGTGATCGCTGCCGGCGTGGGCTCACCTCCAAGTGCAGGGTGTTGAAAAAGACCGGCCATGAGCTCTTCGATGAGGTCTGGCCACTGTCCGGGACATATTCCACGCACATGGTTCTTCGCGCCGGACAGGCGGTGGTGAAGATTAGTAATGCGGTACCCGATGCCGTGGCCAGTACCGCAGCCTGCGCCGGGGCGACAGTCATGGCGGCCGTTGAAGCGGCTGGTGGGAGCATGGACAGGCCAGAAAGCATGAGCGGGCAGCGAGTCCTGGTGAATGGGGCAGGCATGCTCGGGCTCTTCGCTGTCGGTGCGGTGAAGCGGCTTGGTGCCGATGCGGTAGAGGCGCGAGATATCGACCAGGCGCGGCTGGAGATTGCTTCACGTTGGGGCGCCGACGAGGCAGTGCTGGCGGGCGAGGAACCAGCATGTCCCGTTGATGTGGCGATGGAGTTTTCTGGGCACCCTGCGGGCGTGCGGACGGTCTTGGAGGCTCTGCGTATTGGCGGCAGTGCAGTGCTCGTTGGCAGTGTATCTCCGGGTCCGAGCGTGTCCGTGGATCCAGAATGGTTGGTGCGCGGGTGGCGGACGATTACTGGTGTGCATAACTATGAGCCACGACACCTCGCACAGGCGGTCGAGTTTTTGGAGCGTTACGCCGGGGAGCTCGACTGGGAGGAAATTCTCGGGGAGACGATTGGTTTCGAGGAGCTGGCGGCCGCATTCGATGAGACGGCTGCTCATGTTGAGGGAGCCGCGCTGGACAAGGGCTCTGCGCCGGCTATGCGTGTGGTGCTTCAGCCACAGTAATCCCACATATCCCAAAACTGCCTCAGCGATCCGGCTGCGGTTGACTGAGGCTCTCTGTGAGCCTGCGACACAGTTGCACATTCTTTGGCTGCGGCGAATGTACAAGCCCAGGTCGCCTGATGGTGGCCTGGGTAAAAATGTGCAACTGTGTCGGAAGCGTTCAGCTGCAGCACCGAACGCTTCAGGCACAGCACCGAACGCTTCAGGCACAACGCTGAACGCCTCAGCCGAAGCGCTAGCTAGCTTTCGCGCTGGCTCCGGTAGTACTCGATGAGGGAATCCGTGGAGGAATCGCCGGCATCGGAACGCTCGTGGCCCCCGACGGCAGGAAGCAGCTCATTGGCCTGCTTCTTGCCCAGTTCCACGCCCCACTGGTCGAAGCTATTAATGCCCCAGATCACGCCCTGCACAAACGTAATGTGCTCGTAGAGGGAGATGAGCGCGCCCAGGACTCGCGGGCGCAGCTTCTCCGCCATGATGGTGGTCGATGGGCGATTGCCGGGCATCACCTTATGCGGGATGAGCTCCTCTGGCACGCCTTCCTCGCGGAGTTCCTCGGCGGTCTTGCCGAAGGCCAGAACGCGCGTCTGGGCGAAGAAGTTGCTCATGAGCATGTCGTGCATGCTGGTTTCGCCGTCGGCAGCAACGTTATCGTTGTGCGAGTTCACGAAGCCGATGAAATCTGCCGGAACGACGCGGGTTCCCTGGTGCATCAGCTGGAAGAAAGCGTGCTGGCCGTTGGTGCCTGGCTCGCCCCAGTAAATTTCACCGGTAGGCAGATCCACCTGCGTGCCATCCAGCCGGACTGACTTGCCGTTGGATTCCATGGTCAGCTGCTGCAGGTAGGCAGGGAAGCGTGCGAGATCCTGGTTGTACGGCAGGACCGCGTGCGTCTCGTAGCCCAGCAGGTCGGTGTACCACACCCCGAGCATTCCCATGAGTACCGGAACGTTCATTTCCAGTGGCTCGGTGCGGAAGTGGTCGTCCACGGCGTAGAAACCCTCAAGGAACTCCATGAAGTCCTGGGGGCCGATGGCGGCCATGAGCGTCAGGCCAATGGCGGAGTCCAGTGAGTAGCGCCCGCCGACCCAGTCCCAGAAACCAAACATGTTCTTCGGGTCAATGCCGAATTCGCGCACCTTCTCCTCGTTGGTGGAGACTGCCACGAAGTGCTTTTCGGTGATAGCGCGGATGTCCTCATCCGTGTCTGTTGGTACGCCAGCATCCTTGAGTTCGCGCAGCAACCAGCGCTTGGCGGCGTGGGCGTTGGCGAGGGTCTCGGAGGTGGTGAACGTCTTGGAAGCGACAACGAACAGCGTCGATTCAGCATCGAGTCCATCGAGCGTGCCCGCCAGGTCGGTCGGGTCGATGTTGGAAATGAAATGCGGGGTGATGCCTGCGGTTTGGTAGGGGCGCAGCGCGGTGGCGGCCATCGCTGGACCCAGGTCGGAGCCGCCAATTCCGATGTTCACGACGTGCTTGATGGTGTGGTTCGTCACGCCTTGCCATGCGCCAGATCGGAGGGCGCGGGCGAAGTCGCGCATGCGTCCCAAAACCCCGTGCACATCCTCGGCGATGTCCTGACCATCGACGGAGAAGTCGCGGTCGACGGGGATGCGCAGGGCGCTGTGCAGCACGGCGCGGTTTTCTGTGGTGTTGATGTGTTCGCCGTCGAACATGGCGGTGCGGTACTCTTCGATCCCCATGTCTCGCGCCACGTCGACGAGGATTCGCAGGGTGCGTTCGTCGATGAGGTTTTTGGAGAGATCGACCCGCAGCGGCCCAAGATCGTAAGTCAGGTCTGATGCGCGGCCCGGCTGCTCGGTGAAGAGCGTGCGCAGGGTGGTGTTTTTCATCCGCTCGGCCTGCTTCTGCAGAGTCGACCAGTCGCGCGTGGTCGTCACTGAGTTGACGTTGACGGGGATGTTCACTGCTGGTCCTCCTAGGCGAACGTTCGGCTTTTCCTTTTCCCACGCTACTTGAGTATTTCTGCACGTGCCGGGGGACTGGTGGCACAGTGGGGGCATGAGTGATTCCAACATGCATACTGTTGTTCGCGCCGGGCAGCGCGATATTTCCGTCCCCGTTGGTTTGCTAATGGGTGGGCGTTTCGTTGCCGGCTCTTCCGGGGAGACGTTCTCTGTGTTCGACGCCAGCACGGGTCAGCCGTTCGTAGAGGTTGCCTCGGCGACGGAGGAGGATGCGCGTACAGCGTTGGAGCACGCGGTTGCCGCCCAGGAGGAGTGGGCTGCCTCCACGCCGATGGAGCGTTCGGAGATTCTTTACCGGGCTTTCGAGTTGGTGAAGCAGCACACGGAGGAGCTGGCGCTGCTGCAGTCCCTCGAGCTTGGCCGTGCGCTGCCGGATTCCACTGGTGAGGTGGGCTATGGCGCGGAGTATTTCCGCTGGTTTTCGCAGCAGGCGATGGCGATCCGTGGCGATTACCGTGTGCCACCGGCTGGAGTGGGGCGCATCATCACCCACCATCGCCCGGTGGGGCCCGTGCTCGCCATTACGCCGTGGAATTTCCCGCTGGCCATGATTGCGCGCAAGGTTGCGCCAGCGATCGCTGCGGGGTGCACGATCATCGTGAAGCCCGCGCAGATGACACCGCTGACGGCGTTGTACCTCGGCGAGCTGTTGCAGGAAGCCGGTGTTCCGGAAGGGGTGGTGCAGATCTTGCCGACGAAGTCTGCGAAGAACATCTCCGTCCTC
Coding sequences within:
- the pgi gene encoding glucose-6-phosphate isomerase, with translation MNIPVNVNSVTTTRDWSTLQKQAERMKNTTLRTLFTEQPGRASDLTYDLGPLRVDLSKNLIDERTLRILVDVARDMGIEEYRTAMFDGEHINTTENRAVLHSALRIPVDRDFSVDGQDIAEDVHGVLGRMRDFARALRSGAWQGVTNHTIKHVVNIGIGGSDLGPAMAATALRPYQTAGITPHFISNIDPTDLAGTLDGLDAESTLFVVASKTFTTSETLANAHAAKRWLLRELKDAGVPTDTDEDIRAITEKHFVAVSTNEEKVREFGIDPKNMFGFWDWVGGRYSLDSAIGLTLMAAIGPQDFMEFLEGFYAVDDHFRTEPLEMNVPVLMGMLGVWYTDLLGYETHAVLPYNQDLARFPAYLQQLTMESNGKSVRLDGTQVDLPTGEIYWGEPGTNGQHAFFQLMHQGTRVVPADFIGFVNSHNDNVAADGETSMHDMLMSNFFAQTRVLAFGKTAEELREEGVPEELIPHKVMPGNRPSTTIMAEKLRPRVLGALISLYEHITFVQGVIWGINSFDQWGVELGKKQANELLPAVGGHERSDAGDSSTDSLIEYYRSQRES
- a CDS encoding HAD family hydrolase — its product is MTTSTQPQAQAKRDEHTQPQAQLAVFDMAGTTIDERDEVYRVLRESAEREGARFSDEEFQKWMGTEKHWAIRNLLTIGGVEATDELVDKAFAWFRDELARTYTANPPSPMPRIEESFAALRAAGIRVGLTTGFSRDIADLILESMGWTVGGGEECTIDVSVCGDEIPSGRPAPDMINKVMEITGVDDPAAVISVGDTEVDVESAQAAGAFSVGVLTGHLTKEAFAAKNADAVLELAADVVNLPQVAAQ
- the phnD gene encoding phosphate/phosphite/phosphonate ABC transporter substrate-binding protein; translated protein: MKNKNLRRRTLRSTLAAASSIALIGGLAACGSGDSGDGDTITFAAVPAESSQSLESTFSNLGKLIEEETGKKVEFQNASDYAAVIEGQRAGKIDVASYGPFSYIIAKDSGINIDPVAAPTNDESKAPAYTSLAYVKKGSDIKGLEDLKGKKVCFVDQASTSGYLVPSEGLIKTGIDPEKDLETVMAGGHDASLLGLDSGQCDVAFAHDAMLTTLDKSGQLKADSVESIWESAPIPEDPIVVNEDTVDEETAEKIRTAIREYGNKPALVEKGICESEADCALPEEIEWGYLPVSDEDYKPIREICEVTKAEACSSVG
- the phnE gene encoding phosphonate ABC transporter, permease protein PhnE codes for the protein MSTTLGTSQRPGGVHAPKRPAPSINSSLVAFVMALLAIAGAWSVSEIGINVATIVDSADNAVNFVQRMFPLDFPSAGELISMVAETFAIVFLATVLAVVISLPISVAAAQATARGTISRGAARTIIVLSRAIPDLVLAIFFLRVFGLGATAGILAMGLHSVGMVAKLYADAIEELDDGPREAVEAIGGTRRQQIVTAIPQALMPQIIATALHRFDINLRTSVLLGYVGVGGIGLAISESLRVLNYQRGMALALVVLLLCIVTELLSGSIRQMLLRNSSSSAPKTWVDRLWERRGAGESSPSTSDATRITPPWNLDRIRRFATGILIGVLILASIAKVDIEPGTVASGLGQLPESMALFFPPSDGGIAESIMEDILVTMQIALAATFLGAILAVPIGVLAARNVVPNPAVHNFFRIVIVVVRGIPELILAIIFVVVTGLGGIAGTLALALGAVGLLSKLIADSLEETDVRVQEAIRAAGATEAQVFLSATIRQAAPAFVAHIMYLLDTNFRSATLLGVVGAGGIGFQLLNAARVNQFDVVTHILILMLLVVLVIEALSMWMRKAIR
- a CDS encoding TIGR03364 family FAD-dependent oxidoreductase encodes the protein MNTVEKGAGRQDLIVVGAGILGLATAYRAHKQGMKVLVIERHSRPVGASIMNFGHACFTGQADIIQPVAAQAREGWAAAAQDAGFWAAQPGTLIPAVTELEMQVLREFAEHRGEEQVQLLDAQQVKEALGHERLEVVGGARLPLDMRVNPREAAWKLAEWLEQQGVQFQWLTNVTAVADGTVCTTRGEFSAPQVVVCPGVELMSLFPGLAEDVDLKVCTLAMALVRKPTHTANDFCMLTGTSIARYDGLTSMPSAVALKEELVQREPELVDCIANLMVTAIPEGLLIGDSHEYHDSPTPFIDEQMAALLQNRAAAYVGVEKFDVLQRWQGRYANSVHTNLVLRRPDEKTTVAVVASGIGMTLSFGIASLILEGGEVPGF
- the phnC gene encoding phosphonate ABC transporter ATP-binding protein yields the protein MDDQSKITPELQREVDNIYAVQLKNVTKDFGNNVKGLDDVTAGFRKGGITVLLGLSGSGKSTMLRHINGLHTPTSGRVRVLGQDLAELNKREMRDMRRDIGVIFQDFNLVGPMSVLENVCTGRLGSLRGPRLSLMMYPKSVRREALEQLDRVGLADRAFQRADTLSGGQKQRVAIARSLLQHPKILLADEPVASLDPVSSQQVVELLQRICKEDDLTVISSLHQVQLAIDFADRIVGLRSGQIVFDRETRSLDERTASAIYSSVAGTGDDAELQREIEEARR
- a CDS encoding zinc-binding dehydrogenase, translated to MSPQTAEKHHAQTMEKTNTATAMVWHGGDHFIPTEQALPEIAAGEAIVRITAATICQSDRHTVTGRRTSPMPSVLGHEGVGVIQENNGAQDIHGDLLQIGDRVVWSVVSHCGQCDRCRRGLTSKCRVLKKTGHELFDEVWPLSGTYSTHMVLRAGQAVVKISNAVPDAVASTAACAGATVMAAVEAAGGSMDRPESMSGQRVLVNGAGMLGLFAVGAVKRLGADAVEARDIDQARLEIASRWGADEAVLAGEEPACPVDVAMEFSGHPAGVRTVLEALRIGGSAVLVGSVSPGPSVSVDPEWLVRGWRTITGVHNYEPRHLAQAVEFLERYAGELDWEEILGETIGFEELAAAFDETAAHVEGAALDKGSAPAMRVVLQPQ
- a CDS encoding GntR family transcriptional regulator, with translation MTLQQHEIIANYLRDEIASGRCAPGDPLPSESELCAQFGSSRGPVRQAMSTLRNEGLISSGRGRRSVVLETIRTQPFDSVISFTQWCNESGVTPGQQTQWMVRKPADKPTADALEITEGEPIVSLLRLRTMNGVPAMLERLTYPLWVGQHVLSFDPDSGSIYQRIIDCGVDIHHATRTIDAIAAPEEDAQLLNVEEGAPLLRMHRRAFTRDGVPIEASDDRYLPSLARFSLTSVRGNPSPLSLVSDLHSAS